Proteins encoded by one window of Chondromyces crocatus:
- the lon gene encoding endopeptidase La gives MSTGEPSSKSPPPSDPDTVPILPLRNSVLFPMSVVPINVGRPRSVRLVEDLLGRERAMVGVLSQRSPDVDEPTFKELFTVGTLARVVKVIRLGPSNYSVVLTGLGRFQLKSSLSLEPYMRAKIERVPESLVRDVELDALGAGLREATREVLGLMPNLPRDTAGILDNVREPGALADLIASNFPQAQASVGDKQEILEAFDVKARVRLVLAMVGRQLEVLRVKKEISSMVQEEMGKSQREYILRQQMKSIREELGEGGDEDEIDELRERIRRQKVPPEVDKVVRKQISRLRSMAQQSAEFNVTKTYLEWIADLPWSKTTVDRINVEDVRRCLDEDHLGLEKVKKRIVEFTAIRQLRADKKGPILLFIGPPGVGKTSLGKSIARSMGRRYERIALGGVRDEAEVRGHRRTYVGALPGRILQALKKAGTKNPVLVLDEVDKMGVDMRGDPAAALLEVLDPEQNSTFQDHYLDLPFDLSQVTFLATANNYEGIPAPLLDRMEVIDVPGYTRKDKLGIAREFLVPKQLSAHGLTEERLEFTEQGVEAIIDHYTREAGVRGLERTIAAVCRATAVKVAEGEDVHEVAGPEHVERVLGAHKYRPELAERTLDPGVATGLAWTPAGGDILFIEASKMPGRGNVVLTGNMRNVMQESATTAVSFVRSKAERLMLDPLWLKEIDLHVHVPKHGTPKDGPSAGVTMFAAVASLLLGAPVRSDVAMTGEISLRGRVLPVGGIKEKLLAAHRAGIREVLMPAKNRRDLDDVPQDIRDQVKITLISTMEEILPIVLQAPTRPPETSVAGEDEREEQAGI, from the coding sequence ATGTCGACCGGCGAGCCGAGTTCGAAATCTCCCCCTCCGAGTGACCCGGACACTGTTCCGATCCTGCCGCTGCGCAACTCCGTGCTGTTTCCGATGTCGGTCGTTCCGATCAACGTCGGTCGCCCGCGGAGCGTCCGGCTGGTGGAAGATCTGCTCGGGCGCGAGCGGGCGATGGTGGGGGTTCTGAGCCAGCGTTCCCCTGACGTGGATGAGCCGACCTTCAAGGAGCTCTTCACTGTCGGGACGCTGGCGCGCGTGGTGAAGGTAATCCGGCTCGGGCCGAGCAATTACTCGGTCGTGCTGACGGGACTGGGGCGGTTTCAGCTGAAATCATCGCTGTCGCTCGAGCCTTACATGCGGGCGAAAATCGAGCGTGTCCCGGAGTCGCTCGTGCGTGACGTGGAGCTGGATGCGCTGGGGGCGGGGCTGCGCGAGGCAACTCGTGAGGTCCTGGGGCTGATGCCGAACCTCCCTCGGGACACGGCAGGGATCCTCGATAACGTGCGAGAGCCTGGCGCACTCGCGGATCTCATCGCCTCGAACTTCCCCCAGGCGCAGGCATCGGTGGGCGACAAGCAGGAGATCCTCGAAGCCTTCGACGTGAAGGCGCGGGTCCGGCTCGTGCTTGCGATGGTGGGGCGTCAGCTCGAGGTGCTGCGGGTGAAGAAGGAGATCTCCTCCATGGTGCAGGAGGAGATGGGGAAGTCTCAGCGTGAGTACATTCTCCGTCAGCAGATGAAGTCGATCCGAGAAGAGCTCGGTGAAGGCGGAGACGAGGACGAGATCGACGAGCTGCGGGAGCGGATCCGCCGACAGAAGGTGCCGCCGGAGGTGGACAAGGTCGTCCGTAAGCAGATCAGCCGTCTGCGGTCGATGGCGCAGCAATCGGCGGAGTTCAACGTCACCAAGACCTATCTGGAGTGGATCGCCGACCTGCCATGGTCCAAGACGACGGTGGACAGGATCAACGTCGAGGATGTGCGACGCTGCCTGGACGAGGATCACCTCGGGCTGGAGAAGGTGAAGAAGCGGATCGTGGAGTTCACCGCGATCCGGCAGCTCCGGGCGGACAAGAAGGGCCCCATCCTGCTGTTCATCGGGCCGCCCGGGGTGGGAAAGACCTCACTTGGCAAGTCGATCGCCCGCAGCATGGGCCGACGCTACGAGCGAATCGCGCTTGGCGGCGTGCGAGACGAGGCGGAGGTGCGTGGGCATCGGCGCACCTACGTGGGGGCGCTGCCTGGGCGCATTCTTCAGGCCTTGAAGAAGGCGGGAACGAAGAACCCCGTGCTGGTGCTCGACGAGGTCGACAAGATGGGCGTCGACATGCGCGGAGATCCGGCCGCTGCATTGCTCGAGGTGCTCGACCCGGAACAGAACTCGACGTTTCAGGATCACTACCTGGATCTGCCGTTCGATCTGTCGCAGGTGACGTTCCTCGCGACGGCGAACAACTACGAAGGGATCCCCGCACCACTTCTCGATCGCATGGAAGTGATCGATGTGCCGGGATACACGCGGAAAGACAAGCTGGGGATCGCGCGGGAGTTCTTGGTTCCGAAGCAGCTCAGCGCCCACGGGCTCACCGAAGAGCGGCTGGAGTTCACGGAGCAGGGGGTGGAGGCGATCATTGATCACTACACCCGCGAGGCGGGTGTGCGCGGTCTGGAGCGCACGATCGCTGCGGTCTGCCGTGCGACGGCGGTGAAGGTGGCCGAAGGAGAGGACGTCCACGAGGTGGCCGGGCCCGAACATGTGGAGCGCGTGCTCGGGGCGCACAAATACCGTCCAGAGCTGGCGGAGCGGACGCTGGATCCTGGTGTGGCGACAGGGCTCGCCTGGACCCCGGCGGGAGGCGACATCCTGTTCATCGAGGCATCGAAGATGCCCGGACGCGGGAACGTCGTGCTGACCGGCAACATGCGAAATGTGATGCAGGAGTCGGCGACGACAGCGGTGAGCTTCGTGAGGAGCAAGGCAGAGCGGTTGATGCTGGATCCGCTCTGGCTGAAGGAGATCGATCTGCACGTGCACGTGCCGAAGCACGGTACGCCCAAGGATGGTCCGAGCGCTGGAGTGACGATGTTCGCGGCAGTCGCGTCGCTGCTGCTCGGAGCACCGGTGCGGAGCGATGTGGCGATGACGGGCGAGATCTCTCTGCGGGGTAGAGTGCTCCCGGTAGGTGGGATCAAGGAGAAGCTGCTCGCGGCCCACCGGGCAGGCATCCGTGAGGTATTGATGCCGGCAAAGAACCGGCGGGATCTTGACGACGTGCCGCAAGACATCCGTGACCAGGTAAAGATCACGTTGATTTCCACCATGGAAGAAATCCTGCCGATCGTCCTGCAAGCCCCGACCCGTCCGCCGGAGACGAGCGTCGCGGGCGAGGACGAACGGGAGGAGCAGGCGGGGATCTGA
- a CDS encoding tetratricopeptide repeat protein — MTAPSVDAIFRGGRRFAREFSCTLYNVVDRDENRPAPTDEEAAEDFLFHLHRGTELLQDNRVHAAKAELEQALSLQPSDPKGQDLLGIVYFRLGLYPRAISIYERLIHSHPEAIEPRINLALCYLKTGQPAQARGELEKVLEQNPGHQRAWGYLGLAHQRLGDHNRAIHAFAVGGHEAMARRLAEMAGASPSPPPSFPILQTIIPIGLEAVPPPAPGAPGPALPRDTAVAAAGGSGAAPDPLEDEMRRAAAEASRVLDHRGFVRDSDLPRIPTGTWSALEPGREELAAMPTLREPLELSLRQPPLPDVPSTISAPPPPPAPPGFGPLTKSPPASLPATRPNQHNGQPAPRKPSTTLTAGEVSPPIVSQPPVAVRGSVLAHNGDTSTIPTLHTAGSPAGSPPPLAATPSLQPAQGRTSLPQGAQPLPHGAQQLPPTAVTQPPPSTPEPPALPPSAPLAFARDRLLVFPRDLTLSQHPSGLVLVQAKKGFAARLNAARSLAITLGVPTQVLTRRSRGRDQDEPLGGAVAPIYEIGGRCELVLVPPDGLRLSPLMLADDPLYLREDALIGFELQVTYENGRLPSGDGEAIPLVQLRGKGGVVCALPSHAVTIEIQGGRTTIVHASMVRGWIGRILPRALSTSEAPASLRGMVAFSGEGMVIVDGH, encoded by the coding sequence GTGACAGCGCCCAGTGTCGACGCCATTTTCCGCGGCGGTCGACGGTTCGCACGAGAATTTTCGTGTACCCTCTACAACGTGGTCGACCGTGACGAGAACCGCCCCGCGCCCACGGATGAAGAGGCCGCGGAGGACTTCCTATTCCACCTTCACCGCGGCACCGAGCTGCTCCAGGACAACCGAGTCCATGCTGCCAAGGCGGAGCTGGAGCAAGCGCTCTCTCTTCAGCCCAGCGATCCCAAGGGACAGGATCTCCTCGGCATCGTTTACTTCCGTCTCGGCCTCTATCCGCGCGCGATCTCCATCTACGAGCGCCTGATCCACAGTCACCCCGAAGCCATCGAACCGCGCATCAACCTGGCGCTCTGCTACCTGAAAACGGGCCAGCCTGCTCAGGCCCGTGGCGAACTCGAGAAGGTCCTCGAGCAGAACCCCGGGCATCAGAGGGCGTGGGGGTACCTGGGCCTGGCGCACCAGCGTCTCGGGGACCACAACCGCGCCATCCATGCCTTCGCCGTCGGCGGCCACGAAGCCATGGCGCGGCGCCTCGCCGAGATGGCGGGGGCGAGCCCCAGCCCCCCACCCTCCTTTCCCATCCTCCAGACCATCATCCCGATCGGTCTCGAAGCCGTCCCCCCACCAGCACCAGGTGCGCCCGGCCCCGCTCTCCCTCGGGACACAGCCGTTGCAGCGGCCGGGGGATCAGGCGCGGCCCCCGACCCCCTCGAGGATGAGATGCGACGCGCCGCTGCGGAGGCATCCAGGGTGCTCGACCATCGCGGCTTCGTGCGGGACTCCGATCTCCCGCGCATCCCCACCGGCACATGGTCTGCTCTCGAACCCGGACGCGAGGAACTCGCCGCCATGCCTACGCTGCGGGAGCCTCTCGAGCTCAGCCTCCGCCAGCCGCCACTCCCGGACGTTCCAAGCACCATCTCGGCCCCCCCTCCCCCTCCAGCTCCCCCCGGTTTCGGCCCTCTCACCAAGAGCCCGCCGGCATCGCTCCCTGCTACCCGCCCAAACCAGCACAACGGCCAGCCAGCCCCGCGCAAACCAAGCACGACACTCACCGCTGGCGAAGTCTCTCCCCCCATCGTCAGCCAGCCCCCGGTCGCCGTGCGTGGGAGCGTGCTCGCTCACAATGGAGACACTTCGACCATCCCGACCCTCCACACGGCTGGCTCGCCGGCGGGCTCGCCTCCGCCGCTGGCAGCGACTCCGAGCCTCCAGCCAGCGCAGGGCCGCACGTCTCTGCCACAGGGGGCCCAACCGCTCCCCCATGGGGCCCAGCAGCTCCCTCCGACCGCCGTCACGCAGCCTCCCCCTTCCACACCGGAACCACCAGCCCTCCCGCCGAGCGCTCCCCTCGCCTTCGCCCGCGACCGCCTCCTTGTTTTTCCACGTGATCTGACCCTCTCGCAGCACCCCTCCGGGCTCGTCCTCGTCCAGGCGAAGAAGGGCTTCGCAGCGCGCCTGAACGCCGCCCGCTCCCTCGCCATCACGCTCGGCGTGCCCACCCAGGTCCTCACCCGCCGCAGCCGGGGTCGCGATCAAGACGAACCCCTCGGCGGCGCCGTCGCCCCCATCTACGAGATCGGCGGCCGCTGCGAACTCGTCCTCGTCCCCCCAGACGGCCTCCGTCTCTCTCCCCTCATGCTCGCCGACGACCCGCTTTACCTGCGTGAAGATGCCCTCATCGGGTTCGAACTCCAGGTCACGTACGAGAACGGCCGTCTCCCGTCAGGCGATGGCGAGGCCATCCCCCTCGTCCAGCTCCGCGGAAAGGGAGGAGTGGTCTGCGCGCTCCCCTCCCACGCGGTCACCATCGAGATCCAGGGCGGTCGCACCACCATCGTCCACGCGAGCATGGTGCGCGGCTGGATTGGCCGTATCCTCCCGCGCGCCCTGTCCACCAGCGAGGCTCCAGCCAGCCTGCGTGGCATGGTCGCGTTCTCCGGAGAAGGCATGGTGATCGTCGATGGGCACTGA
- a CDS encoding PAS domain S-box protein translates to MSESVGMDGDIEGVRRENARLSAELAEAKAAEASARRDEARYRAILEAQSELICRFLPDGRLTYVNDAYCRYFERSRESLLGHVFTPLVPDEDQKVLAAQLATLSRSNPVVVTEHRVIRADGSVAWQRWTDQALFDEAGQLVELQAVGSDITQAREVEDKVREQNDELERAAVVRAGQLRNFHALAECVPDAVAFVNAQGVIFYANPAYLRLTGTATSPVGKALLELHPEVQAVIEEAMRGAQTSGWWQSELLMTPEGAGELAVLMTLVSIGSPQEEAGAMALMLRDVSAERRAEAERTALQAQVIEAQESVIRELSTPLLPLADEVLALPLIGVIDSARASVVLETLLEGVVAHQASTVLIDVTGVGVVDSHVADALIRTAKAVRLLGAEVVLTGIQPHVAQTLVTLGVEVGAIVTLRSLKDGIAFAMQRKGR, encoded by the coding sequence ATGAGCGAGTCAGTGGGGATGGATGGGGACATCGAGGGGGTACGGCGCGAGAACGCTCGACTCTCGGCTGAGCTGGCGGAGGCGAAGGCAGCCGAGGCTTCGGCGCGACGAGACGAGGCGCGGTACAGGGCGATCCTGGAGGCACAGTCCGAGCTGATCTGCCGGTTCCTTCCCGATGGACGCCTGACGTACGTGAACGATGCGTACTGTCGCTACTTCGAGAGGAGCCGTGAGTCGCTCCTGGGGCACGTGTTCACGCCTCTGGTGCCAGATGAAGATCAGAAGGTCCTGGCTGCTCAGCTCGCGACGCTCTCGCGAAGCAATCCAGTGGTGGTGACCGAGCATCGGGTCATCCGGGCCGACGGGAGCGTGGCGTGGCAGAGATGGACTGATCAGGCGCTGTTCGACGAGGCGGGTCAGCTCGTCGAGCTGCAGGCGGTCGGGAGCGACATCACCCAGGCGCGCGAAGTGGAAGACAAGGTGCGCGAGCAGAACGACGAGCTGGAGCGTGCCGCCGTGGTGCGCGCCGGGCAGCTCCGGAACTTTCACGCGCTGGCCGAATGCGTGCCGGACGCGGTGGCGTTCGTCAATGCTCAGGGAGTGATCTTCTATGCGAACCCTGCCTATCTCCGGCTGACGGGCACCGCGACGTCTCCTGTGGGAAAGGCGCTGCTCGAGCTGCATCCAGAGGTGCAGGCTGTGATCGAGGAGGCGATGCGCGGCGCCCAAACCTCGGGCTGGTGGCAGAGCGAGCTGCTGATGACCCCGGAGGGGGCGGGGGAGCTGGCGGTGCTGATGACGCTGGTGAGCATCGGGAGTCCCCAGGAAGAGGCTGGGGCGATGGCGCTGATGCTGCGTGACGTGAGCGCCGAGCGACGGGCCGAGGCCGAGCGAACTGCACTCCAGGCACAGGTGATCGAGGCGCAGGAGTCGGTGATCCGGGAGCTATCGACGCCGCTTCTGCCGCTCGCCGATGAGGTACTGGCGCTGCCCCTCATCGGGGTGATCGACAGTGCGCGGGCCTCGGTGGTGCTCGAGACGCTGCTGGAAGGGGTCGTGGCCCATCAGGCGAGCACGGTGCTGATCGATGTGACAGGGGTCGGAGTGGTCGACTCGCATGTGGCCGACGCGCTGATCAGGACGGCCAAGGCGGTGCGGTTGCTGGGAGCCGAGGTGGTGCTGACGGGGATCCAGCCGCACGTGGCGCAGACCCTCGTGACGCTGGGCGTGGAGGTGGGCGCGATCGTGACGCTGAGGTCGCTGAAGGACGGGATCGCGTTCGCAATGCAAAGGAAGGGCCGCTGA
- the pgsA gene encoding CDP-diacylglycerol--glycerol-3-phosphate 3-phosphatidyltransferase, giving the protein MGTEAADAELGKGEIRRINREIKRERRRTLWEDAKNLPNLLTFARIVMIPIVLLLLSRGAPRDCFWAACVYSLAALTDMLDGYLARRQGLVSVLGKFLDPLADKLIVSGTLVWLVPMGRIPAWAVVLLISREITITALRSIASTEGLVIAAGDGGKVKTALQMVGILCLILGYPYEVQFGFDFGRVDLIHVGRLLVYLSLVFSITSAAKYMGLFIDAIDAKNRGPA; this is encoded by the coding sequence ATGGGCACTGAAGCTGCGGACGCCGAGCTCGGCAAGGGCGAGATCCGCCGCATCAACCGGGAGATCAAGCGGGAGCGCCGCCGCACGCTGTGGGAGGACGCCAAGAACCTCCCCAATCTCCTCACGTTCGCACGCATCGTGATGATCCCGATCGTGCTCCTCCTGCTCAGCCGTGGAGCGCCGCGCGACTGCTTCTGGGCCGCGTGCGTCTACTCGCTCGCCGCGCTCACCGACATGCTCGACGGCTACCTCGCACGCCGACAGGGCCTCGTCAGTGTCCTCGGCAAGTTCCTCGACCCCCTCGCCGACAAACTCATCGTCTCGGGCACACTGGTCTGGTTGGTCCCGATGGGACGCATCCCCGCCTGGGCCGTGGTGCTTCTCATCTCGCGCGAGATCACCATCACCGCCTTGCGCTCCATCGCCTCCACCGAGGGCCTGGTCATCGCCGCGGGTGACGGGGGCAAGGTCAAAACGGCCCTCCAGATGGTCGGGATTCTCTGCCTCATCCTCGGCTACCCCTACGAGGTCCAGTTCGGCTTCGACTTCGGCCGCGTCGATCTGATCCACGTCGGGCGTTTGCTCGTCTATCTCTCGCTCGTCTTCTCGATCACGAGCGCTGCCAAATACATGGGCCTCTTCATCGACGCCATCGATGCCAAGAACCGCGGCCCCGCCTGA
- a CDS encoding DUF4215 domain-containing protein, which produces MRRLLFALITAVLCVVFLPRAARAQTTIAGGNIINQTWTASGSPYLVQGDITVPAGASLTIQAGTIVRMANNDGQVSGVDTSRVELTVNGTLSINGTAANPVIFQANNGSAANSWYGIVVGANATSAMIQGAILQHASRGVRNLAPGNVLRVLDSTFQNNGIGIAIEAGAPTIEGSSIFGNTTGVSVLVSGSASLLRSVVRSNGSNGINILTSSGSSTIAITNCTVHGNTGTGIYGEATSGNTANIDVTNTIVSNNSSFGIRRYTASGTVNVTLTNSNVWGNSSGNLNSVTAGNGSFSSNPLYVNIPTNLRLTSNSPARFAGSTNQDIGALPYTGDATNGLHGTLWTNTTLDVSSSPYTAAGDLTVPLGVTLTIPAGVIIRFATTDIMGSGLDTSRTELRIEGTIHAVGTTASPIQLISTSASANSWYGVHLAPSAATSRLSYVNISAANQAIRYETTGNITLDNLVLSSSSFGFQSLTGTPTLRSITALSNTIGIQFTGSSAGTLINGVVRSNGGNGVSILGTSGAQVHTIVNSTLHANTGSGLYVEATAGQGASVSVTNTIISSNSSFGIRRYTAAGTTDVSVTYSNVWGNSSGNYNGVSEGVGTLSANPLYVAAPADLRLQSTSTCIDAGTATGAPSSDRDGVARPLNGDGLNGAEFDIGAYEYVASSICGDGVVVPGEVCDSGANNGQYGYCNADCTAMGPHCGDGITNGPEQCDDGNQIDTDACRNTCVNAVCGDGVVRTGVEECDDGNQINTDACLNTCTIAVCGDGVVRAGVEECDDGNQINTDACLNTCVNATCGDGIVWTGVEACDDGNDDDDDGCRNNCALPGCGDGVVQPPEECDDGNASNNDSCLNTCLNASCGDGHVWTGVEECDDGNQDNTDACVDACKLATCGDGHVQVGVEDCDDGNQVNGDGCSASCLDAHCGDGIVQIGEACDDGNESNTDECLNSCRLASCGDGHVQVGVEECDDGNGVAGDGCAPDCTLESTGEGGSNQGGNGQGGNGQPTGQGGSDGGMTGDDGGCGCRTAGGSASTPAALLLLASALTAAARRRTRRAA; this is translated from the coding sequence TTGCGCCGTCTCCTTTTTGCTCTGATCACCGCCGTGCTGTGCGTGGTCTTCCTCCCCCGCGCCGCGCGCGCTCAGACCACCATCGCTGGTGGGAACATCATCAACCAGACGTGGACGGCCTCTGGCAGCCCCTACCTCGTCCAGGGAGACATCACGGTCCCGGCCGGCGCCAGCTTGACCATTCAGGCAGGCACCATCGTCCGGATGGCGAACAACGATGGGCAAGTGTCAGGGGTGGACACCAGCCGAGTCGAGCTGACCGTGAACGGTACGCTCAGCATCAACGGCACCGCGGCCAACCCGGTCATTTTCCAGGCAAACAACGGCTCTGCGGCAAACTCCTGGTACGGCATCGTGGTCGGAGCGAACGCCACCTCCGCCATGATCCAGGGTGCCATCCTTCAGCACGCATCCCGAGGTGTCCGGAACCTCGCGCCAGGCAACGTGCTCCGGGTCCTGGATTCGACGTTCCAGAACAACGGCATCGGGATCGCCATCGAAGCGGGCGCGCCCACCATCGAGGGATCCTCCATCTTCGGAAATACGACGGGCGTCTCGGTGCTCGTCAGTGGCAGCGCGAGCCTCCTCCGCTCGGTGGTGCGTTCGAACGGTAGCAACGGGATCAACATCCTCACGTCGAGCGGATCGTCCACCATTGCCATCACCAACTGCACGGTCCACGGCAACACCGGCACCGGCATCTACGGCGAGGCGACATCCGGCAACACCGCCAACATCGACGTCACGAACACCATCGTCTCGAACAACTCGAGCTTCGGCATCCGACGCTACACCGCTTCGGGTACGGTGAACGTCACCCTGACGAACTCCAACGTCTGGGGGAACAGCTCGGGAAATCTGAACAGCGTCACGGCGGGTAACGGCAGCTTCTCGTCCAACCCCCTCTACGTGAACATACCGACGAACCTGCGGCTCACTTCGAACTCTCCCGCTCGCTTCGCCGGCAGCACCAACCAGGACATCGGCGCCCTCCCCTACACGGGCGACGCGACGAATGGTCTTCACGGCACCCTCTGGACCAACACCACACTCGACGTGTCGAGCTCGCCGTACACCGCGGCGGGCGACCTCACGGTTCCCCTCGGCGTGACCCTGACCATCCCGGCGGGTGTGATCATCCGCTTCGCGACGACGGACATCATGGGCTCCGGCCTCGACACCTCACGGACCGAGCTACGCATCGAGGGAACGATCCACGCGGTCGGCACCACCGCCTCCCCGATTCAGCTCATCAGCACGTCGGCGTCGGCGAACAGCTGGTACGGCGTCCACCTCGCTCCGTCCGCAGCCACCTCTCGCTTGTCGTATGTGAACATCAGCGCGGCGAACCAGGCCATCCGTTACGAGACGACGGGCAACATCACCCTCGACAACCTGGTCCTGAGCAGCTCCTCCTTCGGCTTCCAGTCCCTCACGGGCACACCGACGCTTCGATCGATCACGGCGCTCAGCAACACGATCGGCATCCAGTTCACCGGCTCCTCGGCGGGAACGCTCATCAACGGTGTCGTCCGCTCCAACGGTGGGAACGGCGTCTCCATCCTCGGCACCAGCGGTGCCCAGGTGCACACGATCGTCAATTCGACGCTGCACGCCAACACGGGCTCGGGCCTCTACGTCGAAGCGACGGCGGGTCAGGGAGCGTCCGTCTCCGTGACGAACACCATCATCTCGAGCAACTCGAGCTTCGGCATCCGGCGGTATACGGCCGCTGGTACGACGGACGTCTCCGTCACCTACTCCAATGTCTGGGGGAACAGCTCCGGCAATTACAACGGGGTCTCCGAGGGCGTTGGGACCCTCTCTGCCAACCCCCTCTACGTCGCCGCTCCTGCCGATCTCCGCCTGCAATCCACCAGCACCTGCATCGATGCCGGCACCGCGACCGGGGCCCCCTCCTCCGATCGTGACGGCGTCGCGCGCCCCCTGAACGGCGACGGACTCAACGGCGCCGAGTTCGACATCGGCGCCTACGAGTACGTCGCCAGCTCGATCTGCGGCGATGGCGTCGTCGTTCCCGGCGAGGTGTGTGACAGCGGCGCGAACAACGGTCAGTACGGCTACTGCAATGCGGACTGCACGGCCATGGGGCCCCACTGCGGCGACGGCATCACCAATGGCCCCGAGCAGTGCGACGACGGAAACCAAATCGACACCGATGCCTGTCGCAACACGTGCGTCAACGCCGTCTGTGGCGATGGCGTCGTCCGTACCGGCGTCGAAGAGTGCGACGACGGCAACCAGATCAACACCGACGCCTGCCTCAACACCTGCACCATCGCGGTTTGCGGCGATGGCGTCGTCCGTGCAGGCGTCGAGGAGTGCGACGACGGCAACCAGATCAACACCGACGCCTGCCTCAACACCTGCGTCAATGCCACGTGCGGCGACGGCATCGTGTGGACCGGCGTCGAGGCTTGCGACGACGGAAACGATGACGACGACGACGGCTGCCGCAACAACTGCGCTCTGCCGGGATGCGGCGACGGGGTCGTGCAGCCTCCCGAGGAGTGCGACGACGGAAACGCCTCGAACAACGACTCGTGCCTCAACACCTGCCTGAATGCGAGCTGCGGCGACGGGCACGTCTGGACCGGCGTCGAGGAGTGCGACGACGGCAACCAGGACAACACCGACGCTTGCGTCGATGCCTGCAAGCTCGCCACCTGCGGTGATGGCCATGTTCAGGTCGGCGTCGAAGACTGCGACGACGGCAACCAGGTCAACGGTGACGGTTGCTCGGCCTCGTGCCTGGACGCCCACTGCGGCGACGGCATCGTGCAGATCGGCGAAGCCTGCGACGACGGCAACGAGTCCAACACCGACGAGTGCCTCAACAGCTGCAGGCTCGCCTCTTGCGGCGACGGCCATGTCCAGGTCGGCGTCGAGGAGTGCGACGACGGCAACGGTGTCGCCGGCGACGGCTGCGCCCCCGACTGCACCCTCGAGAGCACCGGCGAAGGTGGATCCAACCAAGGCGGGAATGGTCAGGGCGGCAACGGGCAGCCCACGGGTCAGGGGGGCAGCGATGGCGGCATGACCGGTGACGATGGCGGCTGCGGCTGCCGCACCGCCGGAGGCAGCGCCTCCACCCCGGCCGCGCTGCTCCTCCTCGCCAGCGCCCTCACCGCCGCCGCGCGACGACGCACGCGCCGCGCAGCCTGA